CCGATGAGCTGTTTTGGAAGGAGACTTGGAGTGGAGACAAGAATTATAGACTCGATAATCAACATAGCCGGAGCGGTTATAGGAAGAGACTTCTGGAAAGAAGGCCGAACACTGGAGAACCTTGGAATAGACAAACTCTCTGTAGAAGACCTGCTCGAGTACGTCGAGGAAGGGAACTGAGATGAAGATCTTGGCGGGAGCAATTGGAAGCGACATTCATACAGCAGGCATCCTGAATTTCCTTAATCTCGCCGGCAAAGAAGGCTACGAGACTATCTACATCGGAAGCGTGATCGGTATAGATAAGCTGCTGGATAGTATAGAAGAGGCTTCGCCGGACATCGTTGCGGTGAGCTACAGGCTGGGAAAAGAGTCTTGCGAAGGACTTCTCAGAGAGCTTAAGATGTCGCTGGAGAACAGGGGTATCGAGAAAAGACTGATCTTCGGTGGAACGGTCGAGACCGCGGAGATAGCAGAGAGAAGCGGTCTTTTCGAGAAGGTCTTCGATGGAAGCGAGATGCCGGAAGAAGTCGTTATGTTCCTCAGGGGCAGGACCGATGCAAAAGGGGAAGTCGACTATCCGCAGGCGCTTCTCGAAAGAATTAAATCTATGAAGCCCTATCCGCTGATAAGGCATCATATAGGCCTGGAGACAGTTGAAGCGACTGAGATGGCCGTCCGGAACCTCGCCGAATCCGGATTGCTGGATATCATCTCACTCGCCCCGGATCAGAACTGCCAGCAATGGTTCTTTCAGCAGGAGAACATGATCTCTTCCGAAGACGGAGCCGGCGGCGCTCCATTCAGGACGAGAGAGGATTTTGAAAGAATGTATGAGGCAAGCCGAACAGGGAACTATCCCTTGATGCGCTGCTACTCAGGAACAAGAGATCTTCTGAAGTTCTCACTCCTCTTCAAAGAAACGATAAACAATGCCTGGGCGGCCGTGCCTTTGACATGGTATTCGCAGCTTGACGGCAGGTCGGACCGTGAATTGCTCGAAGCAATAAGAGACAATCAGGGAGCGATCGCCTGGAACGGAGGAAAGGGCATTCCGGTCGAGATAAACGAAGCTCATCAGTGGGCGCTAAGATACTGCCATGCTGCAGTCGAAGTGAC
This region of Mesotoga infera genomic DNA includes:
- a CDS encoding methionine synthase, coding for MKILAGAIGSDIHTAGILNFLNLAGKEGYETIYIGSVIGIDKLLDSIEEASPDIVAVSYRLGKESCEGLLRELKMSLENRGIEKRLIFGGTVETAEIAERSGLFEKVFDGSEMPEEVVMFLRGRTDAKGEVDYPQALLERIKSMKPYPLIRHHIGLETVEATEMAVRNLAESGLLDIISLAPDQNCQQWFFQQENMISSEDGAGGAPFRTREDFERMYEASRTGNYPLMRCYSGTRDLLKFSLLFKETINNAWAAVPLTWYSQLDGRSDRELLEAIRDNQGAIAWNGGKGIPVEINEAHQWALRYCHAAVEVT